From Ruminococcus sp. HUN007, a single genomic window includes:
- the pyrE gene encoding orotate phosphoribosyltransferase → MSYKNDFIKFMTECGVLTFGDFTLKSGRKAPYFVNTGNYKTGKQLAKLGEFYAECIKDHGISPDTLFGPAYKGIPLAVSCSVALFNKYGMDVNYCFDRKEAKDHGEGGVIVGKQLTDGEKVVIIEDVITAGTAIRQVIPVLKNAADVKIEAMVISVDRMEKGKEGDLSAVQEVKRDFGIEVFSIVTIEDIIKAIEDGVIKGKEYLDKMLEYRKTYGIK, encoded by the coding sequence ATGAGTTACAAAAACGACTTTATAAAGTTCATGACAGAATGCGGTGTTCTCACTTTCGGTGACTTCACTTTAAAGAGTGGAAGAAAGGCCCCTTATTTCGTAAACACAGGAAACTACAAGACCGGTAAGCAGCTTGCAAAGCTCGGTGAATTCTATGCTGAATGCATAAAAGATCATGGCATTTCACCTGACACTCTTTTCGGACCTGCCTACAAGGGCATCCCGCTTGCGGTAAGCTGCAGCGTTGCACTTTTCAACAAGTACGGCATGGATGTCAATTACTGCTTCGACCGCAAGGAAGCCAAGGATCACGGTGAAGGCGGCGTTATCGTCGGCAAGCAGCTCACAGACGGTGAAAAGGTAGTTATCATCGAAGATGTTATCACAGCCGGAACAGCTATCAGACAGGTCATCCCGGTCCTTAAGAATGCTGCTGATGTAAAGATCGAAGCTATGGTCATTTCCGTTGACAGAATGGAAAAGGGCAAGGAAGGCGATCTTTCAGCCGTTCAGGAAGTAAAGAGAGATTTCGGCATTGAGGTATTCTCTATCGTTACTATCGAAGATATCATAAAGGCTATTGAAGACGGTGTTATCAAAGGCAAGGAATACCTCGACAAGATGCTCGAATACAGAAAGACATACGGAATTAAATAA